A genomic stretch from Chitinophaga lutea includes:
- a CDS encoding MFS transporter has protein sequence MRPFHFVLINSIVAAVTNTFIWFAVTFWVYLQTKSVMATSFMAGIYIGTVALSGFFLGSVVDRYRKKQAMMISSVMSLLLYSGAAIVYWLAPMEEFKDAGSPVLWALIIMTLFGALAGNIRNIALPTLVTILLPEPERDKANGLIGSANGTAFLVASILSGMAVGFMGMHWTLAATVALTILTILHLMTVSIPEKEIVHTEESGGGKVDVRGTIKAIRLIPGLFALIFFNTFNNFLGGVFMSLMDAYGLSLVSVQAWGIIWGVLSLGFIVGGLVVARKGLGKHPIRTLFIANLVMWTVCIFFTIQSSVVLLAVGLFIYLCLIPVVEAAEQSIIQRVIPPERQGRVFGFAQSIEQAASPLTAFMIGPIAQFIFIPFMTTGAGVDLLGHWFGTGSERGIALLFTVTGIIGLIVTTVAMRSHSYKLLVKI, from the coding sequence ATGCGACCCTTTCATTTTGTACTGATCAATTCGATCGTAGCAGCAGTTACCAATACTTTCATATGGTTCGCGGTCACCTTCTGGGTGTACCTGCAAACGAAATCCGTGATGGCCACATCGTTTATGGCGGGCATTTACATCGGCACGGTAGCCCTGTCCGGTTTTTTTCTCGGGTCGGTGGTAGACCGTTACCGTAAAAAGCAGGCGATGATGATATCGAGCGTGATGTCGCTGTTGTTGTACAGCGGCGCGGCCATCGTGTACTGGCTGGCGCCGATGGAAGAATTCAAAGATGCGGGCAGCCCTGTTTTGTGGGCGCTGATCATCATGACGCTCTTCGGTGCGCTGGCCGGCAACATCCGTAATATCGCCCTGCCTACACTGGTGACCATCCTGTTGCCGGAGCCGGAACGGGATAAAGCCAACGGCCTGATCGGCAGCGCCAACGGCACGGCCTTCCTCGTGGCCTCGATACTGAGCGGGATGGCGGTAGGGTTCATGGGCATGCACTGGACGCTGGCGGCCACGGTGGCGCTCACCATCCTAACCATTTTGCACCTGATGACCGTGTCGATCCCTGAAAAGGAAATCGTGCACACGGAAGAAAGCGGCGGCGGCAAGGTAGACGTACGCGGCACCATCAAAGCCATCCGCCTTATTCCGGGTCTGTTCGCGCTGATTTTCTTCAACACCTTCAATAACTTCCTGGGCGGCGTGTTTATGTCGCTGATGGACGCCTACGGCCTGTCGCTGGTATCCGTGCAGGCATGGGGCATTATCTGGGGCGTATTGAGCCTCGGGTTTATCGTGGGAGGGCTGGTAGTGGCCAGGAAGGGATTAGGCAAACATCCCATCCGCACGCTGTTCATCGCCAACCTCGTAATGTGGACGGTGTGCATCTTCTTCACCATTCAGTCCTCGGTCGTTTTACTGGCGGTGGGACTGTTCATTTACCTGTGCCTCATTCCGGTGGTGGAAGCCGCGGAGCAGTCGATCATCCAGCGGGTGATTCCGCCGGAGCGCCAGGGCCGCGTGTTCGGTTTTGCGCAAAGCATCGAACAGGCCGCTTCGCCGCTGACGGCTTTTATGATCGGCCCCATTGCGCAGTTCATCTTCATTCCGTTCATGACCACGGGCGCCGGTGTGGATCTGCTTGGGCACTGGTTCGGGACGGGCAGTGAAAGGGGCATTGCGCTGCTGTTCACCGTTACCGGCATCATCGGCCTGATTGTGACCACGGTGGCGATGCGCTCGCATTCGTACAAGTTGCTGGTGAAAATATAA
- a CDS encoding NAD(P)H-dependent flavin oxidoreductase has protein sequence MWHKTPVTQLLNIRYPIFQGPFGGGYSTPALTAAVSNEGGLGGYGAYTQTPEEIAAACDEIKTLTGQPFALNLWVNDVDDARYSNGEFKALATIYKPYFDELGIPLPEPPAPVTSQFERQVEMVLRIKPAVFSFVFGIPGQGILKECKKQGIKTVGGATTLDEALALEEAGVDMIIATGFEAGGHRPSFLRKAASSLTGTFALIPQVADGVSVPVIAAGGIADGRGIVAALTLGASAVQLGTAFLACEESGAPAVHKAALFSQQARYTTLTEVATGRLGRGLNSRLAEEMTAHAPFPLHGRFLSSLRTAALAQGKHDLVTFWSGQAAPLIKHRQADELFRNLVAQTEDILEKRGA, from the coding sequence ATGTGGCATAAAACCCCGGTCACCCAATTGCTCAACATCCGGTATCCCATTTTCCAGGGGCCGTTCGGCGGCGGCTATTCCACGCCCGCATTAACGGCGGCGGTATCCAACGAAGGCGGATTGGGCGGTTACGGCGCGTATACACAAACGCCCGAAGAAATCGCCGCGGCCTGCGATGAAATCAAAACGCTCACCGGCCAGCCATTCGCACTCAATCTCTGGGTGAATGATGTGGACGATGCGCGTTACAGCAACGGAGAATTCAAAGCGCTGGCGACCATCTACAAACCGTATTTCGACGAGCTCGGTATACCCTTGCCCGAACCGCCGGCGCCTGTCACGAGCCAATTCGAACGGCAAGTGGAAATGGTGTTGCGTATCAAACCTGCAGTTTTCAGTTTTGTATTCGGTATCCCGGGGCAGGGCATCCTCAAGGAATGCAAAAAGCAGGGCATCAAAACCGTTGGCGGCGCTACTACCCTGGATGAGGCACTGGCGCTGGAAGAAGCCGGCGTGGATATGATCATCGCCACCGGCTTCGAAGCGGGTGGGCATCGCCCCTCGTTTTTGCGGAAGGCCGCCAGTTCGCTGACCGGTACTTTTGCACTCATCCCCCAGGTGGCAGACGGTGTAAGCGTTCCCGTTATTGCAGCCGGCGGCATTGCAGACGGGCGCGGCATTGTAGCGGCCCTCACACTCGGCGCGTCCGCCGTGCAGCTCGGCACTGCGTTCCTCGCCTGTGAAGAATCCGGCGCGCCGGCGGTACATAAAGCCGCGCTGTTTTCCCAACAGGCCCGGTACACAACTTTAACGGAAGTAGCTACCGGAAGGCTGGGCCGCGGGCTGAACAGCCGCCTTGCCGAAGAAATGACCGCGCATGCGCCTTTCCCCCTGCATGGCCGTTTTCTCAGCAGCCTGCGTACTGCGGCGCTGGCGCAGGGGAAACACGACCTGGTGACTTTCTGGAGCGGACAGGCTGCGCCGCTCATCAAACACCGGCAAGCGGACGAATTGTTCCGTAACCTCGTGGCGCAAACGGAAGATATCCTGGAAAAGCGCGGCGCATGA
- a CDS encoding NAD(P)-dependent oxidoreductase, giving the protein MNTNNSKSATVIGLGMMGVTLARLLLQGGYKVTVWNRTPEKAAELVKDGAILAPDAATAIGASPVVVICVYDYAAANEILRNTVTEAALKDRVIIQLTTGHPQEARDAEQWANTIGARYIDGGIQAAPSQMGRPDTPILVSGNETAYAQAEPVLRIFGGNISYLGEQVAAASAMDLATLSSIYGTMLGFFHGVRIMESEHVPVDTFGNIVGGIMPTFGDFIRHEANVINAGDYSITESPMRISVEAVERISQHAYSAGINTAFPDYANPLFKKAKAAGLMEQELAALVKVLR; this is encoded by the coding sequence ATGAACACGAACAATTCAAAATCAGCAACGGTAATAGGTTTAGGCATGATGGGCGTAACGCTGGCACGCCTGCTGCTGCAGGGGGGGTACAAGGTGACGGTGTGGAACCGCACGCCGGAGAAAGCGGCGGAACTGGTGAAAGACGGCGCGATACTGGCGCCTGATGCGGCCACCGCCATCGGCGCCAGCCCGGTAGTGGTGATCTGCGTGTACGATTACGCGGCGGCGAACGAGATCCTGCGAAACACCGTAACGGAAGCCGCGCTCAAAGACCGCGTAATCATCCAGCTGACCACCGGCCATCCACAGGAGGCGCGCGACGCCGAACAATGGGCCAACACAATCGGCGCCCGTTACATCGACGGCGGCATCCAGGCCGCGCCTTCACAGATGGGCCGCCCGGATACGCCTATCCTCGTATCCGGCAACGAAACGGCTTATGCGCAGGCGGAGCCGGTGCTGCGGATTTTCGGAGGGAACATTTCATATCTCGGCGAGCAGGTTGCCGCGGCTTCTGCCATGGATCTGGCCACCCTGTCGAGCATATATGGCACCATGCTGGGATTTTTCCACGGCGTGCGCATCATGGAATCGGAGCATGTGCCCGTCGATACGTTCGGGAACATTGTCGGCGGCATCATGCCTACTTTCGGTGATTTCATCCGCCACGAAGCGAATGTGATCAATGCCGGCGACTATTCGATCACGGAAAGCCCGATGCGGATTTCGGTGGAAGCGGTGGAGCGTATCAGCCAACACGCCTATTCGGCCGGCATCAACACGGCGTTTCCGGATTATGCCAATCCGCTGTTCAAAAAAGCGAAAGCAGCGGGACTGATGGAACAGGAACTGGCGGCGCTGGTGAAAGTGCTGCGGTAA